The DNA region GAGCTCATTACGTAACTAACCAGTGCGGTAATATAGAGCCATATGTACCTACTGATAGTGcattacgatataagtgcggagaggaggaagttcgaaacgagtggcgataaattaaaacacgaccgaaggaaatTTTCAGTATGTACGAATGGCCCTTTAAAGTTTCTACATAGCCACATAATTTCTTTACCTTGTTGCTTTAATCGTTTGAGattttcgtatgacatttcaaacaaaacgttaatgtgacaaggtacagaaaacATCAcatatgccggtgactgtaccacttacctaaataaatagtaccatgtatacctactgcaaataaaagaaaaattactcgtactaaataaatatcataaggGCCAGTAACTTTCAttccgatgacatcaatttgacgtcacgctgcatataggattcaaatagttttattgtgataattaaatcattattcagtaatcaatttttttcatgtacaaatgacttcaaaagtaagctgatgacataaatttgacgtcacgctgcatataggatgattcaagagttttatttaataattaatcattattcatcaatcattttaatctattcaaaactaatctattcatacgtggaataattaatacctacttgatacgtgaaacgaaaaggaatcaatttgttttgttttaataatttattgaaatatggtaacaaacatataaaataaaatgaatgtaaaaaaataaacaaataatttaatttacttttcacgtatcaagtaggtattaattatttcactcaTGAATAGATTAggtttgaagtcatgattaaaatgattaattattaaataaaactcttgaatcatcctatatgcagcgtgacgtcaaatttatgtcatcggcatgaaagttacgggtcCTGAATATCATTGTTATACTGTTTAAAAGTTGACAATACGTACTCTATTAGTACCTACAGTTTGTATTTTTCCACTTTTCCATATTGTATAACCGATAGCTTTGGTACCTCGGCCGTTTTCACTCATAAAAGATGCGACACCagtcatacaataaaataagtacgtgaattgaaaattaattgcattttCATTTGATACCATAGTTGTGTAGTGTTAGACAATAGTGTCTGTTTGTAATGTAGCCAATGTAGGGCGGAAGTTGTACTGATTTTCACCGACAGGGGCTACAAAAGGGCGGGAAAAAGTAGATCAAGTTACTGTATCACAATTTTGTCGGCTCTAGAGTCATATATCAAAAGCATTGGCAGCGATTTCGACAACCCTGTGACGTTATGACGTGTGAAATTATGAcccttaggcagcgttcccacttaagcgtcgcgtgtctcggggcgcgcaacggacgtctgcgccacgccgcctcagtgtaattcaaaaaacgtctcctcagtacattttgtataggaaggacgtaagacgcgccgccaagcggcgcggcgcgcgccccgccgccgccacgccacctggggcgcgtcttacgtccttcctatacaaaatttactgaggagacgttttttgaattacactcaggtggcgtggcgcggacgtccgttgcgcgccccgagacacgcgacgctctgatgtggtcGGTCCCTTTTCAcgggatgtaggaccgatatcccatacatttaagcagACATCTTTGATTTGCTGTTGAAATCCttccatccgatatcggatcggataatgtgaatgcACTTAAGCCGGTGGGGCTATCAAAATCCTTGCCAACTTGGTCTGATTCTATTTGATCAATCTTAATATAAATTCGTTGCTCCTATTTACCAAACAATAAAGCATCTAGCATCTAATCTAATTATAACCCTCTTGTTGCATTTACCGTTGTGTCCGTATACATTTTCTACTACCGGCTACGGTTTGTttttcagtgtgcgtagccgaatgcacaaacgctgacgataatatctgtttcgtttcgtagctatctctatcgcttgtgcgtattggcgtgaccaTAGATGGCGAGACAGAGCAactacatttctgtcggcgtctggcgtcaacGACCTTTCGGCTACATCGGCTGGATAGGTAAGCATCATTGCAATTGGTATTTTTACGTATTTTGCATCAACTGAATATTCCTAAATTGAGCGTATTTtgataattattgttttattggaGGGAAATTAATTCAAATTGTATTGGAATTAGATTAAAATTGGGAACAGTCCAAACGCAAATAAACTTGTAAAACATCAGTTCTTTATTGtgtcaataaataatttaaatacaataaattagcTAAACTATCCGTGCTATGTACATGATGTAGAGGTAGCTAGTAGGTGGACGCGGTCGACGAAGAAGAGACGGAGGAGATGGAAGCTACGCTGGAATAGCTTGGGGATTGAGAGCCAGAGTTCTCACTAGGGAAGTATGAGCTGTAGGCTAGCTGGCTGGGGTCCCAGACGCGTGAGTAGGGGCCTGAGCTGGAGGGTTCCCATTGGGGGCTGCCGTAGGAGTCGGCGGGGGCGGCGGGCGTGGAGGGGGGGCCGTACTGGGAGGCGGGGGGGCCGTATTGGGGCGCTGGTGGGGCGTCAGTCGGGGCCATCATCATGGGCATCGCTGGGAACACAAAAGCAGGTGgttaaaaaaattatgttatCCCTCACGTACCTGAAAGTATAGCCTAACTACATAATACAACTGTTTAATATATTTGAAAAGTTAGGTAATACTTTGCTTGAAGGTCATCTAGTGTGTTTTAAACAGACCATCACGTCACTAAATCTTCGTTAAGTACCCACTGACACGAGCGTAgtgtcgcgtcgggccaactgtatgaaaaaagacgcagcgtcgacgtcgcgccgacgcggcgtcaggctttgccattaTAGTTGgtccgacgctacgctcgcgagacgctagatgtgtgTGGCGGGctatcatatttatttatgtgtattTACTGTTTTAGGTTTTAGCTTACCAAGTTCAGGTGGTTCATCTCTCTATTTTTACATGGAATTATTTAGCAACTCATAATATCTAAGAAAACGGGACCACATAAACCACATTACAATTACTGCCACTTCTTAATTTCTGGTCAGATTGTATTCTCAaaactgtatatttttgttaactAGGTCAAACCATCCTTTCAATATTCGTGTGTCATACGTACCTCCCTTCTTCATAACCAGATTGTAGATCAGGAATCCAAGCACCAGAGTGATGGCTAGCTTGCTAAGGATCAGGGCCTTCACAGCCTTGATGCCGATGATGGTGACGAGAATCGGCATGATCGCCTTCATCTTCAGCTTCAGGAGAAGTAGGACGGGCAGCAGCAGCTTCTTCTTCAAGAGGCCACGAGCTGCAAGAAAAAAATGGATTTAAAAACTCTGGGAAAAAGACAACATTCTAGGAAAAATTTGAAGATACCTTCAGGAGATGGAGGTCAGTTCCTGAAATTGTTATAACTATatatattatgaaaaaatatgttgttCTTAAGTGTTTGCTTGGTTTTAAAATACATGCTCTTAACTCACCTTCGCCATTTTCAGTCTCCTCAGGGAATTCCACATCGAATCCCCGATCAGCTCTGTACGAAACCTCAGCGCTCTGGAAGATGAACTCCGGCAGCTTGAATCTGAACTCGTTTGCGTTCAGGATCCTCCCAACTCGATCGAAGATCACTTTATCGATGTTCTTCTCGTCAAAAGACCGGGCCGACTCCTGACTCACTCCCAGCTGGGTATCCAGGTATGAAAGCACTTTGACTTTGAGACATGCTGAAGGTTCGCTCGtatcaaaacaatcactgatcACACTGTCCAACAGATCCTCACTTGTACTCAAACGGGGGGTGATAACGTTCTCCCCTATACTGTACCCCCTCACAGCTACCACACAAGCCACAAACAGAACGCACTTCATTTTCGTAAGGTCACTATCATTAATTTTCTAATTGGACGTACGGCCCGGTCGGTTAATGGAGCAACAATGATTTAATTTTTCTATGGGCTTGGTTTTTATACGGGATCCTTAGGGCGGCAAGGCACGCGTTGGGTGCGCGTGAGTTGAATGGTGAGCGCTTTCGTTGGCGAAGTATTTAAGAAAGTCCTGGCGGAACATTGAATGCCAAAAAGTCTTATGTTGCTATGAAACTTATAAAGAGATACGTCGTTTTGTGTTTTAGCGTGTAAGGATTGGTGAGAGTGAGTGCgatgggtttaaaaatattgtttaattgtttattagtagcattttatgtaatttatttaactttAAGCATGGGAAACAGCTCACCATTGCTATTCGGCTACTCATAACTATACCCTGATAACtacgagtacctacctatataagtattctagacctacCCATCGATAACCTTAAATGTCTACATAGTCACAGTATTACAATATTCCTACTCCATATAGATTGTTAAACTGTGACATAATACATAGGTACCCTATGACTTTATAACATGACAGCACTAATGAAAAACGGTTGGACTTTGTGATTTCTTTGGGTCCAAGACTGAAGTCCCTCGTATGTTATAACTGATATCCTGCAGACCAGTTCCTCTTGTATAAATATTTCCCTAGAAGCTTTGCCTACAATTTCTGATCCCATTAAATGAAATAGATGTCCAAGTTTACATATGAAAGAAGGAATTGCTGAATTGCAATTGACATATACCGTAAAAACGTGAGGACCCTTTGCAGGACATGACTAATATGGTTAAATCAGTCAAACCCTATTACAATTGTTTAttctattattaaaaataaattagatttgTAGAAAGAAATGCGTGTTTAtttaaaacatgactttaaTGACTGAcatctttatatttttataaagatACACCAAAGAGTACATTTGATAGATAACTACAAAGAGGTTTAACATACCGCCCAccaaaatacttattttaatacaTAGGCTAAACagtaactaaataaatacattaacaTAATAGCAACGTTAGCAACTTATGCCACAAATCTCTTGCacaataagaaataaaatataacatttcATATAATTGTCCAATATTGATTtctaaaaacaaatacttaacaATAACAATTCAAACGACCTGTTAAATAATAACAATGAATATCTACCTCACCGTGATATTGTAAAGTTAACTGCCCATCATGAGTACGTTCCATTTGATATTAGACACCGAATATCGTCTTTGTTTTTCACCTTAGCGCGAAATGGTCTAAGTCTTGATGTTGAGATCtcagtaattaaattttctttcaTTCTTCCTATGTTTGAAATTGTATGTATGTCATCTGTTAAAATCCATCCTAATTGTGTGCGTTGAGCGACAAGATTACCTTGTCCTTTCTTAAAACCAAAATCAATTATTTTGCCTAAAACATCAACGCCGAGAAGAATATCAATACCACTTGGAATGTTGAAGGTGGGGTCAGCTAACTCAAAGCCATCCAGTTGAAGTAATATGTCATAATTATTGATCTTCTTAGCTGGTAAGTTGCTATTGAATGACTTTATAACATAAGCGTTTACCTTCACAGTAAAATCATGTACATACCTCGACGAGATTTGTAAATCCACGTTGTCCTTTTTGCAAAGGTTACCTTTGCTTACAGTAGGAACATCTTTACTATTTGTTCCTTTCTTTAACTTTAACAACTCGGCTACCCGAGCTGTGACAAATGAAGCTTCGGACCCTTGGTGAATCAGCGCTCTGCAGACCAGTGTTTGCCCACTCTCCGTCACTACATCAACGAGCGCTGTGGGCAATAGAATATCTTGTTCACGATCATCTGTACTAGATCTGACATTCGATTCCTTTAAATTCATGAACACCTTCTTGTTTCCATGTTTACGTTTCTTGTTTATTTGTTGTCTACCCTGATGTATCAATGAATTATGTCGCCCTTTACACAAATGACACGACTTATTTTGTTTACATCGCCTTACTGCATGATTTGTTCTAAGGCAGTTGAAACATAACttgttaattttaataaaagcaTACCTTTTATCCACCGGCTGATCTGCAAATTGTTTACAGTTACAAATATGATGCTCTTCATTGCAAAACGCGCATAGAATGTCTCCGCTACTACCGCCAGATGTCACGTGAAATGTCTTGGGATTTGTTTGTTTGTAATTCTTGTTGACTGAGTCTACCATTTCCAAAGTTCTAAACCTATTTTCTAAGAACGCCTTCAATTGATCTAAAGTTGGAAAAACTGTTGACGCGTCTTCATTGACCAACATTTCCCAGCGCTTATGAGTTTCAGGATCTAATTTCGAAACAATGACATGTATGACAATAGGATCCCATTGGGTTGTCGGGAAGCCAAGATTCTTAAGTGCATTTAGGCATTCCACAGATGTATCTAAGAGAAGTTTTAGAGCGGTAGCTGACTCTAGACTGATCGCCTTTTGGCCAAAAAACTTCTTGAAGTGACAGTTTGCTATGTACCTCTTGTTATCAAAACGCTTCTTTAGAGTAGTCCAAGCTCGTGTGTAGTTGTCACTAGTAATAGGAAATTGGCGTAATAGTACTTCAGCTTCACCCTGCACACTAACCTTTAGGTAATGCATACGATGTACATCATCTAGTGAGTTATTTTTATGTATTAACGTAGTAAATAAATCGTGGAAGGATTGCCACTCCGTGTACTCACCGCTAAATGGCGGGATAGTTATTCGTGGTAATTTAATATCATTGCTTGACGATGCCTGTACATTGCCTGAGCTAGTTTCAGTAATTCTGTTCTCTCTTGTTTCTTCATTAAACTTTAGCAAAACTGTCTTTAACTCGCCTTTGTACATGTAGTAACGTTCTTCAAACTTTCCATATATGTCTTCGGTAAAATAGGATACCTTGGTTTTGTCTTCCTTTGAAACGGCCGTAACTAGCTTTTGATGTATGGTTTTAAACtccttataattattttccaacgTTTCCAGTCGCCCCTGTACATAACCAAAAGTAATTCGTTCCTTGGGCGACTTTTTAAAATTTGCGTGTGCCTTTTCTGTTGTTTCTAAGCTGTCTTGTTGAAGAGTAATAAGACTGATAAGTTTCTCGGCCGTCGGcaatgtgaattttgaaaattgtaTCTAAATTACGTAAATATACTTAACGTGCACTATGTCACCACTTTATTGTTCATTTATTTTAACTATCCGGTTCGTTTTGGGCCATGTTTATTCTATTATTAAGAATAAATTAGATTTGTAGAAAGAAATGCGTGTTTAtttaaaacatgactttaaTGACTGAcatctttatatttttataaagatACACCAAAGAGTACATTTGATAGATAACTACAAAGAGGTTTAACAACAATACTGGTAtcaactcatttctgtttctaTCATAAATTTAATCTTCAGTTCATATAAATTCTGCGTAATGCCAGATCATTGTTAACTGGGAACGAAATAGACACGAATAGAGCAGTCGCTAATCTTTGAGAATTGCAGGGAAAATTGTTCACGACGCCTATTGAGCGCATTGCCTCTTGCAGAACAGGATCCcgatgtacctaatatttaattGCAAAATACTTGGTTATAACGTGATTTTTATCCGATTTACAATTCTAAAATGTTTCCAGTTTGGTTTAGTACTCTGTTCCTGTGTTCCTAAAATTGATGTAATCATTGTGGCAAAGTTCACACAGTTTCGGGACTTCTCGATTCTTCGCATGAactttagtgtttttttttgtagtttttgacCAGATGATTACCTATCCGATCTGGACACCTTAATGACACGTAGTCCATTATACTTATTAGTGAATTTCTTTTCAGGTTTTTAAGTAAATTTTGCCAAAGATAAGTTCTGATGACGAATTTCATGTGCAAATCAATGGATACCCGTAAGATTCatatatgcataggtacttaaaacCACGGCCTTTGTCGATAGCCATATGCATATACGTAGCAAAATGCACAAACGTTTACGTTATCATTAATAGCTaactatcgctcttccgtattttggcgcgacagatccagactgcgtttcgattggcgGCGTCTAGTCAacaattgtcatttcggctagtaCGGCAAGAACAGTCGATTTGTCAGTGATCGCTATTCTCGCTAAGCATTTGGGATGCCTTACTTGGCGGTCAAAATATTGTCATGCGCAAGAGTGCGGCTCTCACCACTTCAGGGTGCCCTCATAAGGCAATTGGCGGTatcccaaataacattttaatgcaAACATATACCTTAAGTTTTCTAAAtgacagttccattttcaaatgcATTTGATTTTGAGATACCGCTAATTGCTTTATCGGGGCTAATTGCTTTAGCGCTCATACAAATCGATCATCGCTGTAATGCCCGCTAACACCAGACTTAGACACAACGTCTCAGCCGTGAAAATTTGAATTAGGTATTTACATATCTCTGTCTTTCTATCGTTCGAATAgacaagagtgatagagatgcatataacatttttcgatGTTAGTAATAGGACTTCGTGCTTTGGGATGTACGACTTCATGTCAATGACACACAGtggtaggtacatatatgtatgtcaTAGTGATAGACTTTGTTTCATTGTAacaagggttaaaaataaagaggTAGGTAATAGGCACTTAACTGTGTACAGTCTTGATAACATTAGTATTTAACCTGGAGTTTTTCTATTGCTAGTCTAACTAGGAGTTAGTATTGAAGTCGAGTGTGGTGCTTTGATGAGCT from Leguminivora glycinivorella isolate SPB_JAAS2020 chromosome 23, LegGlyc_1.1, whole genome shotgun sequence includes:
- the LOC125238407 gene encoding uncharacterized protein LOC125238407, giving the protein MKCVLFVACVVAVRGYSIGENVITPRLSTSEDLLDSVISDCFDTSEPSACLKVKVLSYLDTQLGVSQESARSFDEKNIDKVIFDRVGRILNANEFRFKLPEFIFQSAEVSYRADRGFDVEFPEETENGEARGLLKKKLLLPVLLLLKLKMKAIMPILVTIIGIKAVKALILSKLAITLVLGFLIYNLVMKKGAMPMMMAPTDAPPAPQYGPPASQYGPPSTPAAPADSYGSPQWEPSSSGPYSRVWDPSQLAYSSYFPSENSGSQSPSYSSVASISSVSSSSTASTY